A window of the Lactuca sativa cultivar Salinas chromosome 5, Lsat_Salinas_v11, whole genome shotgun sequence genome harbors these coding sequences:
- the LOC111918669 gene encoding protein NOI4, whose translation MAEVGQPLPKFGEWDVNDPASAEGFTVIFNKARNEKKTGGATDSPAQSDFTPRKSGGASSLGKPQSKKWFCFKA comes from the exons ATGGCG GAAGTAGGACAACCACTACCAAAGTTTGGTGAATGGGATGTGAATGACCCTGCATCAGCCGAGGGCTTTACGGTAATTTTCAACAAGGCTAGGAATGAGAAAAAGACAGGCGGAGCAACAGATTCACCGGCTCAAAGTGACTTCACACCCCGTAAATCTGGTGGAGCTTCTTCACTTGGGAAGCCTCAATCT AAGAAATGGTTCTGCTTCAAGGcatga
- the LOC111918670 gene encoding acetyl-CoA acetyltransferase, cytosolic 1 — translation MAPAAATNGSDSIKPRDVCIVGVARTPLGGFLGSLSSLPATKLGSIAIESALKRANVDPSLVQEVIFGNVLGANLGQGPARQAALGAGIPNTVVSTTVNKVCASGMKATMLAAQSIQLGINDVVVAGGMESMSNVPKYISEARKGSKFGHDTLVDGILKDGLWDVFNDFKMGNAAEICADMYELTREHQDDYAIQSFERGIAARDSGAFDWEITPVEVPGPRGRPSTIVDKDDDLSKFDPAKLRKLRPAFKESGGSVTAGNSSGINDGAAALVLVSGEKALELGLKVIAKVSGYADAEQAPELFTTSPALAIPKAISRAGLEASQIDFYEINEAFAAVALANQKLLNLDSAKLNVHGGGVSLGHPLGCSGARILVTLLGVLKTKGGKYGAAGVCNGGGGASAFVLELV, via the exons ATGGCTCCAGCTGCTGCAACCAATGGTTCAGATTCGATAAAACCTAGAG ATGTGTGTATTGTTGGTGTTGCACGTACACCACTCGGTGGGTTTCTTGGTTCTCTTTCATCTTTACCCGCGACAAAACTTGGATCCATAGCAATCGAAA GCGCTTTAAAGAGAGCAAATGTTGATCCATCACTTGTACAAGAAGTTATTTTTGGAAATGTTCTTGGTGCAAATTTAGGGCAGGGTCCCGCCAGGCAAGCGGCATTAGGTGCAGGAATCCCTAATACTGTTGTCAGCACCACAGTCAACAAAGTTTGTGCATCAGGGATGAAAG CAACTATGTTGGCAGCACAAAGCATCCAATTGGGAATAAATGATGTTGTTGTGGCTGGTGGCATGGAAAGCATGTCTAATGTCCCCAAATACATTTCAGAAGCAAG GAAAGGATCTAAATTTGGACATGACACTCTTGTTGATGGAATCTTGAAAGACGGGTTGTGGgatgttttcaatgattttaaAATGGGAAATGCTGCTGAAATATGCGCTGATATGTATGAACTTACAAGAGAGCATCAG GATGACTATGCTATTCAAAGTTTTGAGCGTGGTATTGCTGCCCGAGATAGTGGTGCCTTTGATTGGGAAATTACTCCT GTTGAAGTTCCTGGGCCAAGAGGAAGACCATCAACAATTGTAGACAAGGATGACGATTTATCAAAG TTTGATCCTGCTAAATTGAGGAAACTTCGCCCAGCTTTCAAGGAAAGCGGTGGTAGTGTCACCGCCGGCAATTCCTCTGGCATAAA TGATGGTGCTGCTGCACTTGTGTTGGTTAGTGGAGAGAAGGCACTTGAGCTTGGGTTGAAAGTGATTGCTAAGGTTTCCGGATATGCTGATGCTGAACAGGCACCTGAGCTGTTCACAACTTCTCCAGCTCTTGCTATACCCAAGGCCATTTCAAGAGCTGGATTAGAAGCTTCTCAAATAGATTTCTATGAAATCAACGAAGCATTTGCA GCTGTGGCTCTTGCAAACCAAAAACTGCTCAATTTGGATTCC GCAAAGCTTAACGTACATGGTGGTGGTGTGTCGTTAGGGCATCCTCTAGGTTGCAGTGGTGCACGTATCTTGGTCACACTATTGGGG GTTTTGAAGACTAAAGGTGGGAAATATGGAGCAGCGGGTGTGTGCAATGGAGGAGGAGGTGCATCGGCGTTTGTTCTAGAGCTTGTTTGA